From Granulicella sp. WH15, the proteins below share one genomic window:
- a CDS encoding efflux RND transporter periplasmic adaptor subunit — MTSHTLHARRSTHELLSLFGGLMLAGSLAGCKTDKPAAAATATLAVPVITVARASLSNELTLSAEFTPYQDVDVMAKVAGYVKTISVDIGDHVKQGQVLAVLEVPELQNEVSKARAAVLAAEANITTARSGVERAKAGANMAHLSFTRIEQVVKHDPGLVPRQDVDVAQAHDLEGAAALASAQSMLQSAEQSRSQALAERDRAETMLQYATIRAPFAGVVTKRYANTGSMIQAGIASSSQSMPVVRLAQDNLLRLTLPVPVSAVADVHVGGPVDVNVVTTGRTFPGRVTRFADSLQMSTRTMDTEVDVPNKDGKLVPGMYAEVHLHLADRPNVLSVPLDAVDGLGGPTQSVFVVRNNHIAITNVTVGIQTPYRVEILSGIHEGDVLVVGRHTGLSDGQQVDPRPAAYDTPHK, encoded by the coding sequence TTGACGAGTCACACGCTCCACGCGCGGCGCAGCACACACGAACTGCTCTCTCTCTTCGGAGGTCTCATGCTGGCGGGATCGCTAGCCGGATGCAAGACCGACAAGCCAGCCGCAGCCGCGACGGCCACGCTCGCCGTGCCGGTCATCACGGTGGCTCGCGCCAGCCTCTCGAACGAGCTTACGTTGAGCGCCGAGTTCACGCCCTATCAGGACGTCGATGTGATGGCTAAGGTGGCGGGCTACGTCAAGACGATCTCCGTCGATATCGGCGACCATGTGAAACAGGGGCAGGTGCTCGCGGTGCTGGAAGTGCCCGAGCTACAGAATGAGGTCTCCAAGGCGCGCGCGGCGGTGCTTGCGGCAGAGGCCAACATCACCACGGCCCGGAGCGGTGTCGAGCGGGCCAAGGCCGGAGCCAACATGGCTCACCTCTCCTTCACGCGCATCGAGCAGGTGGTGAAACACGATCCGGGGCTGGTGCCACGGCAGGACGTCGATGTTGCCCAGGCGCATGACCTCGAAGGCGCTGCTGCTTTGGCGAGTGCGCAGTCTATGTTGCAGTCGGCCGAGCAAAGCCGCTCGCAGGCGTTGGCCGAGCGTGACCGCGCCGAGACCATGCTGCAATACGCCACGATCCGCGCACCGTTTGCGGGCGTAGTCACCAAGCGTTATGCCAACACGGGTTCGATGATCCAGGCAGGCATTGCCTCTTCGAGTCAGTCGATGCCGGTGGTGCGGCTGGCGCAGGATAACCTGCTGCGGCTTACACTGCCGGTGCCGGTATCGGCAGTGGCCGACGTGCATGTAGGCGGCCCGGTAGATGTCAACGTCGTCACGACGGGCCGCACCTTCCCCGGCAGGGTGACGCGCTTCGCCGATTCGTTGCAGATGTCCACCCGCACCATGGACACCGAGGTCGACGTGCCCAACAAGGACGGCAAACTTGTTCCCGGCATGTACGCCGAGGTTCACCTGCATCTGGCCGACCGGCCCAACGTCCTCTCGGTGCCGCTCGATGCCGTCGATGGCCTGGGCGGTCCCACGCAGAGCGTCTTCGTGGTGCGAAACAACCATATCGCCATCACCAACGTTACGGTCGGCATTCAGACTCCATACCGCGTCGAGATCCTCTCCGGCATTCACGAGGGCGACGTGCTCGTAGTGGGCCGTCACACCGGCCTCTCCGATGGCCAGCAGGTCGATCCCCGCCCAGCCGCCTACGACACCCCACACAAATAA
- a CDS encoding TolC family protein, translating to MTLASAEEAALRNQPRIAAAELRARAAQQRVAESRSALLPTVGFNATGSRVADTGTSTASGALTTSSVSDRFAYGGSLQQLVTDFGRTSALVASARDRVVSQRDLVTLTHAQVRLAVRQAYFGVLGAEAVLHAAEEAQANRHLITHQITALANSQLRSTLDVNFAAVLESEAELTVVHARSIVEQQRSRLAVAMGETQSIAAKLEDLPLPPLTAQDEAALLAEALQTRADLDAAKFDAKAAVDFTKAEHRLNFPTLEALGAAGQVPFHDRTLQGDYAAAGFNLNVPIFNGGLFRAREAEASLEASARNRDVADLTLRVNQQVRDAISQMNEALRALDVTQRLVAQSAEALRLAQARYDAGLGGIVELNEAQLNETSARINAADARYSYLARRADLDYAIGLLN from the coding sequence TTGACGCTCGCCTCCGCTGAAGAGGCCGCGTTGCGCAATCAGCCGCGGATCGCGGCGGCAGAACTTCGCGCACGTGCGGCGCAGCAGCGGGTCGCGGAGAGCCGCAGCGCCCTCTTGCCGACAGTAGGTTTCAATGCGACCGGCTCTCGCGTCGCCGATACAGGTACAAGTACCGCCTCCGGCGCTCTGACGACTTCTTCCGTATCCGACCGGTTTGCCTACGGCGGGAGTCTTCAGCAGTTGGTCACCGACTTCGGCCGCACCAGTGCGCTGGTTGCGAGCGCGCGTGACCGGGTGGTGTCGCAACGAGATCTTGTGACCCTGACTCATGCGCAGGTAAGGCTGGCGGTGCGCCAGGCTTACTTCGGTGTGCTGGGCGCGGAGGCAGTGCTCCATGCGGCAGAGGAGGCGCAGGCGAACCGGCACTTGATTACGCATCAGATTACGGCACTGGCTAACAGCCAACTACGCTCCACGCTCGATGTGAACTTTGCCGCAGTGCTGGAGTCGGAGGCCGAGCTTACGGTCGTTCATGCCCGCAGCATCGTGGAGCAGCAGCGTTCACGGCTTGCAGTGGCCATGGGCGAGACCCAGAGCATCGCCGCGAAGCTGGAGGATCTACCGCTGCCGCCGTTGACGGCGCAGGATGAGGCGGCGCTCTTGGCAGAGGCATTGCAGACGCGTGCTGACCTCGATGCGGCAAAGTTCGACGCCAAGGCCGCAGTGGATTTTACGAAGGCCGAACATCGCCTGAACTTCCCGACGCTCGAGGCGCTCGGAGCCGCTGGGCAAGTGCCGTTTCACGATCGAACCTTGCAGGGCGACTACGCGGCTGCGGGCTTCAACCTGAACGTTCCCATCTTCAACGGCGGTCTGTTCCGAGCACGCGAGGCTGAGGCATCACTTGAAGCGAGTGCGCGAAACAGGGATGTGGCCGACCTGACGCTGCGCGTGAACCAGCAGGTGCGCGACGCCATCAGCCAGATGAATGAGGCGCTGCGGGCACTCGATGTGACCCAGCGCCTTGTGGCCCAGAGTGCGGAAGCGCTACGTCTGGCGCAGGCCCGCTACGACGCTGGACTGGGCGGTATCGTCGAGCTGAACGAGGCGCAACTGAATGAGACCTCCGCCCGCATCAACGCGGCGGACGCACGGTATAGCTATCTGGCGCGACGAGCCGATCTGGACTACGCCATTGGTCTGCTGAACTGA
- a CDS encoding DUF190 domain-containing protein yields the protein MVRVGPALKVTIYLNDDTGSETGFLHQDLLALLQQRGVEGASVIRPYAGFGANKRLHVSGAGSVEGEHLPIILTFVDAVEKVEALLPALLEAVSDGLVEVHPTQVIKSARTKSQVIA from the coding sequence ATGGTAAGGGTTGGTCCCGCGCTAAAAGTCACAATCTACCTGAACGACGATACCGGTTCGGAGACAGGATTCCTACATCAGGACCTGCTGGCACTCCTACAGCAGCGAGGCGTCGAGGGTGCATCTGTGATCCGGCCGTATGCAGGATTTGGTGCGAACAAGCGGCTCCATGTCTCGGGCGCAGGCTCTGTCGAAGGCGAGCATCTTCCCATCATCCTTACCTTTGTGGACGCGGTGGAGAAGGTCGAGGCCTTGCTGCCCGCGCTATTGGAAGCTGTCTCCGACGGCTTGGTCGAGGTACATCCGACGCAGGTTATAAAGTCAGCTCGAACTAAATCGCAGGTGATTGCTTAG
- a CDS encoding TonB-dependent receptor, which produces MRKLSSLVLSGCSIFVAATSFAQSSTQGAIGGTVFDTTNSAVPKAAITIHNNGTNAEVKLTTDDSGFFKAPLLEPGIYVVTVGASGFSSYRDQVTVQVGQLTNIIPHLIAGGASESVEVSADVPVLNFESPDFSSNINQKALEDIPVNNRRWSALALLTPGVTVDSSGFGLISVRGISTILNNIEIDGADDNQAYFAEERGRTREAYSTSGSAVREFQVNTGVYPAEYGRAAGGVVNSVTKSGTNELHGQLYFYDRESKWNAFNDQSTIPQVSSSGTVTNVPFKPKDIRKIYGFSAGGPIIKDKLFFFYTYDQHSRIFPLSGVASNPSSVNNSSSYGFNAQPDAVLPGSATCNITTGYLAGAPAGGNVIDAQACTLTARLKLSTYAAGAALYKSDLAALNTDLGLIPRTGYQEINTPKLDYQINSKEHVEVLYHRLRWDSPGGVQTNATGDYSLDSTGTDFVKLDYGLAKLTSLFRSNLSNEMLYQYGRELNNEGQQPLSDYSKNVLQQANGNIPYITLDTKIGAFFGSPYYSYRPKYPDERKWQIGDTLYLSHGNHSFKFGVDIVHNYDLTNQAQYYEGNYIYSNNLANYFADLGAKGRGTCDAAQLVAATATASAVGAYPCYSTYQQGFGPTTFDFATLDYAIFAQDNYKITPRLTLELGLRYDYELTPAPVPALISQTTNFIPYTGIDNNPHDRNNFGPRVGFAYDVFGKGKTVLRGGFGAYYGRITNGNLGTVLATTGSPLAQTTPTVSASTGLASEPFFGNTFSPAQETTSAKAAGLFRAKNLQNPMVMEFDLQAQQQLGRGTYFQVSYLGALGRELPNFLDVNLNPATQVVNVTFIDTTGKSPIPNGSVIAVPTFTSHGNTALLGPSATNFSSISEYLSNVNSSYNALAAEIQNRSLKSLQFDASYTWAHALDFSQNATTAGGTNSWYDPYGNPRANYGNSQFNIPNRFVGYALYNLPNLVKGHGILSRAVNDWSLDNSFQFQTGLPYSASVSGSNSNSAISTSFNGSGGPSYIPQLGHNNLTYNRVLIDDVRVEKQFRFTERTYLQVFLQAFNVANHQNETSVFGTAFQLAKSTALTGTATYQSNFGTVSRTNNSGFSYTPRQLELSARLFF; this is translated from the coding sequence ATGCGAAAGCTTTCATCGCTTGTCCTCTCTGGATGTTCTATTTTCGTGGCGGCTACTTCATTTGCGCAATCCAGTACACAAGGAGCTATCGGCGGAACGGTGTTCGACACAACGAACTCCGCGGTGCCGAAGGCCGCTATTACGATCCATAACAACGGTACGAATGCCGAAGTGAAGCTTACGACGGATGACAGCGGCTTTTTCAAAGCTCCACTTCTTGAGCCGGGCATCTATGTCGTGACTGTAGGAGCATCGGGATTCAGCAGCTATCGCGACCAGGTAACGGTGCAGGTTGGACAGTTGACCAACATCATCCCTCACCTGATTGCAGGCGGCGCCAGTGAGAGTGTTGAGGTGTCGGCAGACGTCCCTGTGCTGAACTTCGAGTCGCCTGATTTCTCTTCGAATATCAATCAAAAGGCTCTTGAAGATATCCCCGTAAACAACCGGCGCTGGTCGGCACTGGCGCTTCTTACGCCGGGTGTGACTGTGGATTCTAGCGGCTTCGGTTTAATCAGTGTGCGTGGTATCAGCACGATTCTAAATAACATTGAGATTGACGGCGCGGATGATAACCAGGCCTACTTCGCCGAAGAACGCGGACGGACGCGCGAGGCTTATTCCACTTCGGGGAGCGCAGTCCGCGAGTTTCAGGTGAATACGGGCGTGTATCCCGCGGAGTATGGCCGTGCAGCCGGTGGCGTTGTGAACTCGGTCACAAAGAGCGGAACAAACGAACTTCATGGTCAGCTATACTTTTACGATCGCGAGAGCAAGTGGAATGCGTTCAACGACCAGAGCACGATTCCGCAGGTGAGCTCAAGCGGCACGGTGACGAACGTGCCTTTCAAGCCGAAGGACATTCGCAAGATCTACGGCTTCTCTGCTGGTGGGCCGATCATCAAGGATAAGCTGTTTTTCTTCTACACGTATGACCAGCACAGTCGCATCTTCCCGCTCTCCGGCGTGGCATCGAACCCTTCGTCGGTAAATAACAGCTCCTCCTACGGCTTCAATGCACAGCCTGACGCTGTGTTACCCGGATCTGCAACGTGCAACATTACAACGGGTTATCTGGCTGGCGCTCCGGCAGGCGGGAACGTAATCGACGCACAGGCCTGCACACTGACGGCGCGGTTAAAGCTGTCAACTTATGCCGCAGGAGCTGCGCTCTATAAGTCTGATCTTGCGGCCCTGAACACGGATCTCGGATTGATCCCGCGCACTGGCTATCAGGAGATCAATACTCCAAAGCTTGATTACCAGATCAATTCAAAGGAGCATGTTGAGGTGCTGTACCATCGGCTTCGTTGGGATTCGCCAGGCGGCGTGCAGACGAATGCAACTGGTGATTACTCTCTGGACTCCACGGGTACGGACTTCGTGAAACTCGATTATGGACTGGCAAAGCTCACAAGCCTGTTTCGCTCGAACCTCTCGAATGAGATGCTTTATCAGTACGGACGTGAGCTGAATAATGAAGGCCAGCAGCCATTGAGCGATTACTCGAAGAATGTGCTGCAGCAGGCAAACGGCAATATTCCGTACATCACGCTAGACACCAAGATCGGAGCGTTTTTCGGCTCGCCTTACTATTCTTACCGCCCGAAATATCCGGATGAAAGGAAGTGGCAGATCGGTGACACGCTCTATTTGAGCCATGGTAACCATAGCTTCAAGTTCGGCGTGGATATTGTGCACAACTACGACCTGACAAACCAGGCTCAGTATTACGAAGGCAACTACATCTACAGCAACAATCTCGCGAACTATTTTGCGGACCTTGGGGCGAAGGGTAGAGGAACGTGTGACGCGGCGCAGCTCGTCGCTGCTACGGCTACCGCTAGCGCAGTCGGAGCTTACCCGTGCTACTCGACTTATCAGCAGGGCTTTGGACCCACCACGTTCGATTTTGCAACGCTGGACTATGCCATCTTCGCGCAGGACAACTACAAGATCACGCCTCGATTGACGCTTGAGCTTGGACTTCGTTACGACTATGAATTGACTCCAGCGCCGGTGCCGGCGTTGATCTCGCAAACTACAAATTTCATACCGTATACGGGAATTGATAACAATCCGCATGATCGCAATAACTTCGGGCCACGCGTCGGCTTTGCCTATGATGTGTTTGGTAAGGGAAAGACCGTACTGAGAGGTGGGTTCGGTGCATATTATGGCCGCATCACCAATGGCAATCTCGGAACCGTTCTCGCGACGACAGGAAGCCCGCTCGCGCAGACTACGCCGACAGTAAGCGCCTCAACGGGCCTCGCGTCTGAGCCTTTCTTTGGCAATACGTTCTCTCCGGCACAGGAGACCACTTCTGCCAAGGCTGCGGGTTTGTTCCGTGCGAAGAACCTGCAAAACCCGATGGTGATGGAGTTCGATCTGCAGGCGCAGCAGCAACTTGGCCGCGGCACTTATTTCCAGGTGAGCTACCTTGGGGCGCTGGGCCGCGAGCTTCCTAACTTCCTGGATGTAAACCTCAATCCGGCGACTCAGGTGGTGAATGTAACCTTCATCGATACGACCGGAAAGAGCCCGATTCCAAATGGATCCGTGATCGCCGTACCGACGTTTACGAGCCATGGGAACACTGCTCTTCTTGGACCGAGTGCAACAAATTTCAGCTCGATCAGCGAGTACTTGAGCAACGTGAACTCGAGCTACAACGCCCTCGCAGCGGAGATACAGAACCGCTCATTGAAAAGCCTGCAGTTCGATGCGAGCTACACATGGGCTCACGCACTTGATTTCTCGCAGAATGCAACAACCGCAGGTGGCACCAATAGCTGGTACGACCCCTATGGAAATCCACGGGCCAACTATGGCAACAGCCAGTTCAATATCCCGAATCGTTTCGTGGGATATGCTCTGTACAACCTTCCGAACCTGGTCAAGGGCCATGGCATCCTGAGCCGCGCGGTCAATGACTGGAGCCTCGATAATAGCTTCCAGTTCCAGACAGGGCTTCCCTACTCGGCTTCGGTGAGCGGCAGCAACTCGAACAGCGCGATCTCTACGAGCTTCAATGGATCGGGCGGCCCGAGCTACATTCCGCAATTGGGCCATAACAACCTGACATATAACCGAGTTTTGATTGATGATGTGCGTGTTGAGAAGCAGTTCCGGTTCACCGAGAGGACGTATCTCCAGGTGTTCTTGCAAGCATTCAACGTCGCAAATCACCAGAACGAGACCAGTGTGTTTGGAACAGCCTTCCAGTTGGCGAAGTCTACGGCGCTTACGGGTACCGCGACCTACCAATCGAACTTCGGAACGGTGAGCCGTACCAACAACAGTGGTTTCAGCTATACCCCCAGACAGCTCGAGTTGTCAGCGAGGCTTTTCTTCTAA
- a CDS encoding S1/P1 nuclease: protein MIRLRLLRSCLLFVIPALLPPPSAFAWGVDGHRMINRLACSTLPTDVPAFLRSTQAMSAMSYYAPMPDHWRGVLEPELTAATAPEHYIQLETVDKVLTQLPRKRYDYVRALALSQASHPDMVITAEKVGMQPYQADEVWERLKVAMRDYRAMTSGKEDTRALEAEIVFLAGWLGHYVGDGSMPLHTSDKPNGWNGPNPNEYTTEHKIHGLFESEFVHNNIQEADVAPLVVKQPAAVGDVFNQYVDYLRHSHTLVEDTYRLEKAGAFNGEGTAEGKKFASQQLAAAATELRDLIYTAWLQSAEPVPPRVTERAAAR, encoded by the coding sequence ATGATTCGACTTCGGCTTCTTCGCTCCTGCTTGCTCTTCGTGATTCCAGCACTTCTTCCGCCACCCTCTGCATTTGCTTGGGGAGTGGATGGACATCGCATGATTAACCGGCTGGCTTGCTCTACGCTGCCGACCGATGTGCCTGCGTTCCTCCGCAGTACGCAAGCGATGAGTGCGATGAGCTACTACGCGCCCATGCCCGATCACTGGCGCGGAGTTCTGGAGCCGGAACTTACGGCTGCTACCGCGCCCGAGCACTACATACAACTCGAGACCGTCGACAAGGTCCTGACTCAGTTACCGCGCAAGCGTTATGACTATGTGCGCGCGCTGGCGTTATCGCAGGCATCGCACCCCGACATGGTCATTACGGCGGAGAAGGTGGGGATGCAGCCATACCAGGCCGATGAGGTGTGGGAGCGACTGAAGGTTGCGATGCGCGACTACCGTGCGATGACGTCAGGCAAAGAAGATACGCGTGCGCTCGAAGCAGAGATCGTATTTCTGGCGGGATGGCTTGGACATTATGTCGGCGACGGATCGATGCCTCTGCATACCTCGGATAAGCCGAATGGATGGAACGGTCCAAATCCGAATGAATATACGACCGAGCATAAGATTCACGGACTCTTCGAGAGCGAGTTTGTCCATAACAACATTCAGGAAGCGGATGTCGCTCCCCTGGTCGTGAAGCAGCCGGCGGCAGTTGGAGATGTCTTCAATCAGTATGTGGACTATCTCAGGCACTCACACACATTGGTTGAGGATACCTATCGACTAGAGAAGGCCGGAGCCTTCAACGGTGAGGGGACGGCTGAAGGAAAGAAATTCGCTTCGCAGCAACTGGCGGCCGCGGCAACTGAGTTGAGAGACCTGATTTATACAGCGTGGCTGCAATCGGCTGAACCGGTCCCGCCACGGGTGACGGAACGAGCTGCAGCACGCTGA
- a CDS encoding GntR family transcriptional regulator: MANEDGRERATNVLSDRIWNGVPRENLTTRVANAIREQVNAGKLQRGIQLRGEIEFARELGVSRQTLREATKLLTREGLLTIRHGAGTFVSEPPVHLSSPLDTMHSMSTLIRESGGESRVDGLKIRQTNATIEIARALDISEGAPVAETFRRRLIGARPLAVAYDYIALNDDAACKLPLIQTFDGGSIYTFMATKLHRKLVSSESALAAVAACEEHAELLHVKVGFPLLLMREVHFEEQHLRGLYSIIYHNSSLMEFTLMRPGTR, from the coding sequence ATGGCAAACGAGGACGGAAGGGAACGGGCCACTAACGTCCTAAGCGATCGCATCTGGAATGGAGTGCCTCGTGAAAATCTCACGACGCGCGTCGCCAATGCCATCCGGGAACAGGTCAATGCAGGTAAATTGCAACGAGGGATTCAGCTCAGAGGTGAGATCGAGTTCGCGCGCGAGCTTGGTGTCAGTCGCCAGACATTGCGAGAGGCAACGAAGCTTCTTACCCGCGAAGGTCTACTGACGATTCGCCACGGCGCGGGCACCTTCGTATCTGAGCCCCCGGTCCATCTGAGTAGTCCACTCGATACCATGCACTCCATGTCCACCCTCATTCGCGAAAGCGGAGGGGAATCCCGCGTCGATGGCTTGAAGATTCGCCAAACCAATGCCACCATCGAGATCGCGAGAGCACTGGACATCTCCGAGGGCGCTCCCGTAGCTGAAACCTTTCGCCGCCGACTCATCGGGGCCAGGCCTCTGGCAGTAGCCTACGACTATATCGCTCTCAATGACGACGCTGCATGCAAGCTACCCCTCATCCAGACCTTTGATGGCGGCTCCATCTATACATTCATGGCCACGAAGCTTCACCGCAAACTCGTGTCCAGCGAATCGGCTTTAGCGGCAGTCGCAGCCTGTGAAGAACACGCAGAGCTGCTGCATGTAAAAGTTGGCTTCCCACTTCTCCTCATGCGCGAGGTCCATTTCGAAGAGCAGCACCTGCGAGGCTTATACAGCATCATCTACCACAACTCGTCGCTCATGGAGTTCACACTTATGCGACCAGGAACACGTTGA
- the mnmE gene encoding tRNA uridine-5-carboxymethylaminomethyl(34) synthesis GTPase MnmE: protein MLEDQDTIVAVSTPPGRGGIGVVRVSGARAREVVAPMLRLRHPLAAGRVRFGAVLDAEGEVLDEVVVTWFVAPHSYTSEDVIEIACHGSPVLLDWVLRGCIGNGARLAEPGEFTRRAFLSGRLDLTQAEAVDDLVQSSTLEQARLAARQMGGALSRSVAPMKQRLVELIATLEAGIDFAEDDIDLMPQAEIVQRIGEVEAETARLAGTFAYGRVLREGFTLAIVGRPNAGKSSLFNRLLERERAIVTAAPGTTRDPISERLSLNGIPVELIDTAGLRDAPQGIEGEAESQGIARTRTLMAEADVVLLVLDASRYGAVEALDAEDAAILAELEGRNAVVAWNKSDLVEGLAAVNGVATSALTGEGIDELRRAIVARLAAPVGESALVTSVRQHTALTAALAALRAAEAAVTQQTPHEMLLLDLYATLQALDTLTGATTTDDVLALIFSTFCIGK, encoded by the coding sequence ATGCTTGAGGACCAGGACACAATCGTTGCCGTATCGACTCCGCCGGGGCGCGGCGGCATCGGCGTGGTGCGGGTGTCGGGCGCGCGGGCGCGGGAGGTAGTCGCGCCGATGCTGCGGCTGCGGCATCCGCTGGCTGCTGGCCGCGTGCGCTTCGGCGCGGTGCTCGACGCAGAGGGCGAGGTGCTGGACGAGGTGGTGGTGACCTGGTTTGTGGCCCCGCACTCGTATACATCCGAAGATGTTATCGAGATCGCGTGCCACGGTTCGCCGGTGCTGCTGGACTGGGTGCTGCGCGGGTGCATCGGCAACGGCGCGCGATTAGCCGAGCCGGGAGAGTTTACACGGAGGGCGTTTCTCTCCGGGCGGCTGGACCTGACGCAGGCCGAGGCGGTGGACGATCTGGTCCAGTCTTCGACGCTGGAGCAGGCGCGGCTGGCGGCGCGGCAGATGGGCGGGGCGTTGAGCCGTAGCGTTGCACCGATGAAGCAGCGGCTGGTGGAGCTGATCGCGACGCTCGAGGCCGGGATCGACTTCGCCGAGGACGATATCGATCTAATGCCTCAGGCGGAGATCGTGCAGCGTATCGGCGAGGTAGAGGCCGAGACGGCACGGCTGGCGGGGACGTTCGCCTACGGTCGGGTGCTACGCGAGGGCTTCACGCTGGCGATTGTGGGACGGCCCAACGCGGGCAAGTCGTCGCTCTTCAACCGGCTGCTGGAGCGCGAGCGGGCCATCGTGACTGCGGCTCCGGGGACGACGCGCGACCCCATCAGCGAGCGGCTTTCGCTGAATGGGATTCCGGTGGAACTGATCGACACGGCGGGGCTGCGGGACGCGCCGCAGGGGATCGAGGGAGAGGCCGAGTCGCAGGGGATCGCACGCACGCGGACCCTGATGGCCGAGGCCGACGTGGTGCTGTTAGTACTGGATGCCAGCCGATATGGAGCGGTCGAAGCTCTCGATGCGGAGGATGCCGCGATCCTTGCCGAGCTTGAGGGCCGCAACGCCGTTGTGGCGTGGAACAAGAGCGATCTGGTTGAGGGTCTCGCGGCTGTGAATGGAGTGGCTACCTCCGCTCTCACTGGGGAGGGGATCGACGAACTGCGGCGAGCGATTGTGGCAAGGCTGGCGGCTCCGGTGGGGGAATCGGCGCTGGTAACCAGCGTGCGCCAGCACACGGCACTGACGGCTGCCCTGGCTGCCCTGCGCGCCGCTGAAGCTGCGGTGACGCAGCAGACCCCGCACGAGATGCTGCTGCTCGATCTCTACGCCACGCTCCAGGCGCTCGATACGCTCACAGGCGCGACGACCACGGACGATGTGCTGGCGCTGATCTTCTCTACCTTCTGCATCGGCAAGTAA
- a CDS encoding purine nucleoside permease: MNRMRSIIAAAALLFAALPASTPLHAQTAEKPWPIKVVVVTTFEPGEDTGDAPGEFQNWVEREPLAGTLAFPGGVHPIRYNATHDVLGIVTGMTLVNATASVMALGVDPRFDLTHAYWLVDGIAGVDPADGTVGTAAWASYVVGDVSRSIDSREAPASWGYGLFPVGSTAPNVYPAHVSVENNYELNAGLARWAYELTRGMKLPDNAAMAANRAAWKEYALASQPPSVVLGDSYASDTYWHGAVLTQAANDWVSLWTKGKGNFVMTNMEDSGVAEALRRLDRMKRADYSRLMVLRVGSNFSRQATGKTALESVTTPYLRSTAFEVSWVVGSRVVHELQGNWARYEGQAPAAR; the protein is encoded by the coding sequence ATGAATCGGATGAGATCGATCATCGCTGCTGCTGCCCTGTTGTTTGCCGCTTTGCCTGCCTCCACGCCTCTGCACGCGCAGACGGCCGAGAAGCCCTGGCCGATCAAGGTTGTGGTGGTGACGACCTTTGAGCCGGGTGAGGATACCGGGGATGCGCCGGGCGAGTTTCAGAACTGGGTGGAGCGCGAGCCGCTGGCGGGGACGCTGGCGTTTCCCGGTGGCGTGCATCCGATCCGCTACAACGCAACACACGATGTGCTGGGCATCGTGACCGGCATGACGCTGGTGAACGCCACAGCGTCGGTGATGGCGCTGGGCGTGGACCCGCGCTTCGACCTGACCCACGCCTACTGGCTGGTGGATGGGATCGCCGGCGTCGACCCGGCGGATGGCACCGTGGGGACGGCGGCCTGGGCGAGCTATGTGGTCGGTGATGTCTCGCGGTCTATCGACTCGCGCGAGGCACCGGCGAGCTGGGGATACGGTCTGTTTCCAGTTGGCTCGACGGCTCCGAATGTGTATCCGGCCCATGTCTCGGTGGAGAACAACTACGAACTGAACGCTGGGCTGGCACGCTGGGCTTACGAGCTGACGCGGGGGATGAAGCTGCCGGATAACGCGGCGATGGCGGCCAATCGCGCGGCGTGGAAAGAGTATGCACTGGCCTCGCAACCACCGTCGGTAGTGCTGGGCGACAGCTACGCCAGCGATACCTACTGGCACGGCGCGGTGTTGACGCAGGCCGCGAACGACTGGGTGAGCCTGTGGACGAAGGGCAAGGGCAACTTCGTGATGACCAACATGGAGGATTCGGGCGTAGCCGAGGCGCTACGGCGGCTGGACCGCATGAAGCGCGCGGACTATAGCCGGTTGATGGTGCTGCGGGTGGGGTCGAACTTCAGCCGGCAGGCCACCGGTAAGACGGCGCTCGAGAGCGTGACGACGCCGTATCTGCGTTCGACGGCGTTCGAGGTCTCGTGGGTGGTGGGAAGCCGTGTGGTGCATGAGCTGCAAGGGAACTGGGCCAGGTACGAGGGGCAGGCTCCGGCTGCGCGGTAA